The DNA segment AGTACTATTTAGTTTGCTCATTTCTCCGAGTTGCTTGTCAGTATGATGTAATTTTGCAGTTGCTGTGTatatatactttaattttaatatttatttaatgtttgctACTATTGTATAGTTTCAAGCAAGGAAGAATTTGATGCTCCAGAGAGTTTTGTCATTCATCCTGTTGATTTGAATAGCTTTTTCAACGATGATGGAAAAATTTATGGCTACGTGGGTTTGAAGGTTGGATTCATTTTTAACAACAGGAAAATCTTTTATTAGAAATAGTTGTATTTGAATGTTTTATGGAGTACGATGTCTTATTTTTTCAGCtgttttgaatttgttttaCAGATTACCATCTGGATTAGCAGCATATCTTTTTATGCTTATGCTGATATTGCATTCCAAAGTTCATCTGATGTAAGTTCtgaatttttttacaattttgactaaaggaaaaaattatatgtatgtTCAGATTTTTCTTTTGTCATTCATCAAGCATTATGACTGACCTTTTTTAATTTGTTCAATTTTTCAAGCAAGGCAAAGGTATCACTGATCTAAAATCTGCTCTTCAGGTATGCATCAATATCACCTGGGTGGCCATTAACACCTTGTACTCTGTCATAACATTGCCACTTGGTTTATTATATTGTGTAGACAATTTTTGCTGAGACTCTTGTTGATAGCAAGGATGAATTCCTTCAAAAATTTATGGTGGACAACGATTTTGTTAGGTATGGAATCTTTATTATACTGCACTTGTTAGGTATTGAATCTTTATTATACTGCACATTCAGAACAAAAGCAGCACACTTCCATGCGCAGTTTTTTTTGTCCTTAGTAATGTTACTTGAAAACTGATTTGTAAAATTGTAGGATTGTGTTGTGGGTGACTTTTTAATTGATTTGCAGAGCAAACATCTCAGAGGGAGAAGCTTTGAAGCACAAGGCTTTCAAGGGGAACATTTGTGATTCTAATCAGCATACAGATTCATCTACTTCAAATGTCGAGGTTTTAATTTACATTTAGGCTCAATCATTGCTCCTTCGTCAAGAGTTGGTTGTATGATTATCTGAAAACATGTTTTACCAAATTTCTAACAGTCTTATGAAGTCTCAAGTAAATTCTGTTTCACTGCATTTAAGGAGTGGAATATGTAATGACTTGCTCTCTTCTGTATTTATGTTAATGTGTTATGATGCTGAATTGCTGATGGTTGTTTATAACGCTATTCTTCTGGAAAACCTGCATGTCTGATCAATTAAATTTTCTCACTTTTTCCTGGCATAAATAGATTAGGATAAAAAGATTCTCGAAAAGTGAACTATACATGCCCACCTCTTTGTGATTTTTATTGGTAATTTTTACTAAATCTTCAGCTGTAAATTTAGTTGGTTCTTTTGTGAATGTTCATCAGAGAAGTCACGTGTCGCACTTGTCTGTGGCGTTTACATTTTCTGGTCAGCCAGTGGCCTAATGCGTTTTGTATGTGACACTTGATATGCATATTTTAGGGGCATTTTGTGAATATGAATGTCATTTTTATGTGTAACTTGGTCAGGTTGTCCGTTTGGTGGCAGGCAAGATGGCTACTGGACAACTTTACAGTCATCTAATACCCCTCACACTACTACTTGTTGATGGTAATTTTCACGTATTATACTACTTTATATTCCCTAATTACAAAATCTTTAGATTACCCGTTGCTGTAGCTGATATTTTTTTACCTTGTGTGCCATATAGGTAGCAGTCCTATCGATGTTACTGATTCACAGTGGGAGCTGTATCTTGTATGTCAGAAGAAAACTGATCAGCAGGGAGAGATCCAATGTAGGGTGATTGGTTTTACTGCTCTTTATCGATTTTATCACTATCCTGATGATTCCAGATTGCGACTAAGTCAGGTTTGCAATAATACACTCAAAATCAGTTATAACTAGCATGCTCTGAAAATTCTCTCAAATGCTTCTTTTTGCTACCTTTTGACGGGAACTGCTGCTGATGGCAGATACTGGTACTACCTCCTTACCAGCACAAGGGTTATGGTCGATTCCTTCTAGAGGTGCTTTATGATGTTGCGATATCTGAAAATGTTTTTGATTTCACCGTAGAAGAGCCACTAGATCACTTCCAACATGTCCGCACTTGTGTTGATATCCTTCGCCTTCGTCGTTTTGACCCAATTCAGAATATAGTTACTAGAGCTGTTTCACTTCTAAAGCAAGGAAAGTTATCAAAGAAAACAAATTGTCCTCGACTTTTGCCTCCACCCAGTGCTGTGGAGGATGTAAGGAAAAATCTGAAAATTAACAAGCAGCAGTTTCTCCAGTGTTGGGAGGTTTTGATCTACATTGCCATTAATCCTGCTGACAAGAACGCGGAGAACTTTATTAGTATTATTTCCAACCGTATCAAGTATGATATCTTAGGGAAAGATTCTGGGACCTCTGGGAAGCAACTTTTTGATGTACCAAGTGATGTTGATCAGGACATGTCATTTGTCATGTTCAGGTCAGAGGCCAATGAAGCTAGTAATACTGTGCAAATGGATGACAATCAGGCTAATCAGGAGGAGCAACTCCAGAAGTTAGTTCAGGAAAGGTTGAAACAAATTCAGTTGGTTGCTGCAAAGGTGACCCATCATCTTGGGAACACAGGTGTGGCTGTTGATTAAATTTGTGCTTCTCAAGATACCATGGGATGACAAGGTCATGCGATGTCTCTATAAGAATGTGTGATTGGTTTTACTGTGGACCAACTATAGTTTGTATTTCTGGACAATCACTCGGTAAGTATTTGGGTTCCTTCTTGTAGGCTTTATTTTAAGATTCTCTTATTATATAGGTTGTGAAGGACCAGTGATCTATTGACCTGTAATTACTGAGTTACTTAGATTAACCACAGCAAAGTCGATTGATTGACATTCAGTGGAGATTGCCCACTTGTACGCATGTCTTGCTCCTACTTTTGCCATTGCAAATTATCTTCATCGCTGAAAATCGTGAGCCTAATTTTATGAGACAAGAGTAGAGGTCGCTAAAGTAGGTCCTGATTTTATAGTCTTTCCTCGGTTTAATTCTTAATTCATCATGTCGGCCGTTCTGAGAttcctaaaaatattatttggttTCAGTATGATGTTTGGCtccaatttttattattaaaaaagcaGTAGAAAattcaaatgttttaaaaataaaaagaagtcAACCAGCGGTcaactcttttaaaataaaaaataactgttTGTCTCCATTCAGTctcttataaataaataaggtaagtatttttaagtttttacttAGTCTATTAATAGTGTTTTGAATGAATGTCTCAACTTTTTCCCCTTTAAGAGGATTTAAAAGCTAGGCTTAACCGTAAACAAGTTTGGTTTGATGATTTATATGATTAAGAAACATTCTAATTGAAAATTTGTTTGAGAAAATAAATTCGTATAAATTATACATAAAGTATTATACGTGAGTGTATACACAGTATAAAAGAAGTATGGGGCCaaaagtaattttattatagaaaGGATCTAATAATACATGATTAAGTGCTGACTCTGATGGGTGTCAAGAAAATTGTTTGGTTTGTCCAGATTATCCATGTAATTGCGGATCTGGATTTGTTAATGTCTTTAAGCTACCCATTAATTAAACACTATTATTGACTTGAAAGATTTATGAATAGAAATAAATTCACTACCAACCAAAGCGTCACactcaattattttatcttctGCTCTTTCTGTCACTTTCGTTTTTTTCTAAAGCAACGcctcataatatttttaaaaagtttttgtGGAAAGAGAAAATTTTCATTTGTCGTGCATACGAAAAATCGATACAATAATGAAATCGTGCTCCACTTCTATCCACCATGTTGAAAATGTTGTAATATAGACAAACGTAAAAGCGACGCCTTACAGCCAAACGTTTCATGTTATGTGACATAACATGAGAGGCATTTATCCATAAATTTAGTGTTTCATTAGAGGCATTTATCCATAAATTTAGTGTGCGCAAACGTACCACTACCACATGGAAAAAATAATTGTGTATAACTCTTTTAGTAGgaaaaaaaaggtttaaataagtttattttcGAATATTGACTCGAATTCAAATCTCAAATAATGTAgtaaatttctttataaaaagaATCAAGTTTTATATTCCTTCACtcctgaaatttttttttatccaaattaAAATGATCTGAAAGGAGACAcgacttattttttttttttatgcatgaATAATTGTCCCTCACCAGGTTACCCAAGTATATTTAATGCATTGTACGTACTTGGGTAGTGAAAACGAGAATATGTatattgaaatatatatttaaaagtaaCAGTATTgagaaattaaatttgaaaataaaatagtacTGTCACATTTCTCCTATTTGCAAAGATATTTGGCAGTGATTTTGTTGTATTATGGTCCCTCCATCACATGGTTGTGCCAGTAGTAGATATAGGCCTCACTCAGTGGTTGGacccataatatataaattatttttatatcaacTCATTATGAAGTCTAGCTGTTCATGATAATATGACCTATCAACTAACCTAGTTGCCTTGTCAATAGATATGTAGATCACAATAAGTCCTTGGTTTCGTGTTAGTGAGAGTTGCAATGGGTGAAGAAACAACTAACTCCATAATTTATTTCTATACACAATCAAAATACACAACTTTTGCACAGTCCAAACATACGCCCTTTACAAAGATTCTCACATTTTTAACCAATGAAAGGGCGTCAATCGTTCTAATCCAAAAACTGATTTGtaggaaaaagaagaaaaggatgaaGTACAAAGGAAAACAAATTAAACAAGCAAACATATTTCAGACTGAACAATTTGCTACCTCATATTATCACATACTACCAATTTGAACATCATTGacctcactcactcactcacatGACAATCTCTGGCTTCAGAATATTTGATTTGATCTCCTTGTGGGGTAAAACCACACCACCATTGCTGTAAATTTCATCACATACATGGACATCTTCTCCCAGGATGGTCATATTATCCACTCGAGACCATTGACCAACAGTGGAATGCCACCCAATAATACTGCTGGATACACAAGCATGCTTCTTAACCCTCACTCCTCGCATTATTGTGCAGCTTTTGAGTCTAACACCTTGCTCAATAATGCAGCCAGGACCAATAGCAACATCAGGTCCAATGAGACATCCCTCACCAATTTTGGCTGTCTCATCCACAATGACATTCCCCACAATTTGAGACCCACTGGCCAACTTAGAAGATGACTTCTTCCTCAATGAGTCCAGGTAAAGCCTCAGGCCAGAAATATAGTCCCTCGGCTGTCCAATGTCCATCCAGAATCCTGGCAGTACCATTGCAAATAGCTTTTTCTCAGCAGCAATCTTTGGAAACACCTCTTTCTCGATAGAAGTGGGCCTCAGTTCAATTCGATTCAAAACAGAGGGGTTCAGCAGGTAAATTCCAGCATTGATTTTGTTGCCAACAAACAATTTCGGTTTCTCAACAAATTTGTCAACCTGTCCTGTGCTATCTTCCATCACAACCACACCATATTTTGATGGCTCGTCCACCTGCACAAGTAGATGAAAAAATGACGTTGGATTCTCCAATTTGAAATGTACAGTTTCACATGTCAAAAATGagatttattttttgtcaaaTTACTTACCTTTGTTACCATTATGGAAGCCTCTCCTCCGTGGCCTTTATGGAATTCAATCATTTCTTTAAGTGGATACTCACTGATAACATCACTGTTGAGAACAAAAAAGGGCTCCCCAGAGTCATCTATCAGCTTATCCCTAGCAAGAGCCAGGGGACCTGCTGTTCCTAGTGGTTCAGTTTCTTGAGAACACGTGATCTTGATGCCAAGCTTTGTTTCAAAATCCTTCAAAAAATTCAACATAACCTGCAGTAGGAAGTATTACACCAAAGTAAAATGAATAAACTTTAGCCACATTTTAAGCATTGACAAAAACAATGTTGAAAGGGGAGGCATTTTTTTACCTCTGGTTGGTAATTGATGGCTAGCACCACCTCAGTAACTCCAATGGCCTTAAGGGCCTCTATCTGAAAAACAagccaaattaaaaaaatcagtgGAATACTCAATTTTATTATCATATCAAGGAAATCGACATAAAGGATACATGCAATACATACTAATGCTGTATCTATACACGCACAAAAACTTGGCtctttttataatatatctAGGATAAATcagatttttttcttataaatttatagATCTCTATTACATAGAAGGGAGGGTATCAAATGTTGCAGGAAAAAGGGATATTACAAAAAAGTAAATCCCTAATTCATTCCTATTAACAAAAGATGCAAACCTTCTAAAACAGGCTTAAAACAGCTTTACCTGATGCAGAATCATAGGCTTGTTAGCAAAATCAACAAGAGGCTTAGGGAAACTGAGTGTTAGTGGCCTCAACCTTGTTCCAAATCCCCCAACCAGAATCAATGCCTTCATTTTGATGTGCCCTTTACTTTCctgtaaatttataaattaaaaacagatCAAAATAAGCAAAAAGAAAATGCGATCTAAAATATGAGCAGATAAATTCAACTGTTTCCTGTAAGTATCAATGCCAGGAAGGAAAGAAGAGCCAGCAAAGAACACCTAAATGTACAACTggaaaataagtaaaaaagtAAGCCGGAGCTGACAAGCAATCTATTGAGTGTGACATGTATTCATTTATGTGTCACTACGCGAAGCATAAGCAAGAACTTGGAAGTAAAAAACACACAATGTTTTAGCCATACATGAAAAACAACCACAAAAGACAGCTCAAGTTTTCAATTAGAATGATAAAATAGTCGAAGTCCGATACTAGCTTCTCCACAAATGGCATCAAATACAACTAGAATCACAGTGTATGGTAAAATATTTGGTAATCTATGTGCAGTTAAACTATGCGGCTGTTTCCTTCTTTCAAAGGGAGAAATTTccattcataatttttattaaaaaagacAAATCCACTAGAGAATCCTTGAAGTGAAAACATTGCATTAATTCAGCACACGAGAACCAAATAAACCCCAGATAAGGAAAGTAGGTTGGCTAGCTACAACCCACATGGGCTACTCTGTCAATAACATTTAACACCaaatataaatgaaacaaaagaaagAAGTTAAAACTGGTGACACGAATGAAACAAGCGATGCAATGAGGTTACATGATTTGGACAGAAAACAAGTAGCATCACATGACATACAGTTGCTACTGAGTAGTTTATCCAAGGTCTTTGCAGAGGAAAACCCCTGGCTCGTCCAAACCAGTGTGAATTTCATATTACATATAATTCAATACCTCTGTATCAGCTTCAGTCAGAAATTTCACAAATCCACGAAAATTCAAGTAAAATTGCCGAATAGACAAATCAATTAAACacaaagcaaaagaaaaaagaaaaaactacaGAGAGAACAGGGACTTCCGCAACACACAGCAGCACCAGATCTGAGTAGCACACTGAAACATCTAACGGAAATCAAAAGCAGAGCAAAAGAAACATGAACGTGGCCATTAAACAATCGCAATTCggaaacaacatgcattgaagGATTAGAACAGAAGAAACGGCAATGGTATGGCTGAATGAGAAATACCTTTAGATCGGCGAGAATGAAAAAGCGAGCTGAGTTTACTCCAACCCGGACTGAGTCAACGAGGCGAGTCGGAATCCACAACTAGAATGAATGAATCCAAGAAGAACAATCCCCAAATCCTTCTCCTCCATCTCCCTCCTTATATAACACCCTCACGCGCCAACCGTAAATTATAACTACTCTATCTTATttctcactttttttattttatttatcgcAAACCAATCattatcataaaataattaCCATAAAAACCAACAAATTTATCATTCCCACCCCTGTTACAAGattaaaaaagataattaaatataatttttattactcaaagctgttaaaaattaaaaaaaaaagattaaacaTAGGATCAAATTTCCACGTAATTATAACAgactttaattaataaaataaaataaaagttatccTATGGGCGTTTTCATGGGTGTCGGTGGCTTGCTACGTTGTTTCGGAATTTGTCCACTTTTTTCTGAATCTTCTTCTGTTGTTGCAATTGCAAGCTGTTACTTCTTTATTATTTTGTCTCTGTAGTTTACATGCTACCAAagtttgtgccttcttcacccttttgttcttttctaaatgtaCCATCTCATGAaatttcctttcttttttcactgtttttttttttcatctaaaaaacaaattaaatgtaaaaaatttaGTTAGAATATTATCTTATCATAAGATTAATTTTATGACGTCATAATTCACAAATATCCccttaaatattatttgttcTATTTGAAACACTGTCTTTAACATTAATTAACCACCGTGTAATTAATCAGTATTATTGATTATTATACTTTTGATACAAGAGTAATGGTCGTTGGTAACTGTCATTATAGTATTGATTAACCGATTAATTAACCATAATGAAATAATTGCTCAACGCAACAAAATAAATTCACTATTGGCATATTCCTGATAGATACTCTGTATctctttttgtttgttttttctctTGAAAAAATACATCGATATAtacaaaatcagtttttttttttctttctttgtaaaacatgtttaaattaccacaattaataaataatattatttaaaaacaattattctCACTCTTTTTTAGTTAAATGTCGTATTTTAGTacacaagataaaaaaaataagagtggGAGCAAGTCTTCAAATGTTCTtgtttgataaattttttttttgttactcTTTCCCAtctcaataaataaatagttttatttatttaattattcttttcttGTACTTTATATTCTTCTactcaatatatatttttgttttcagaaaatgttaattataaattaaatttgtacaTGTACCAACcctttcaaataaaatattttgacatGGATATGTGAATTAATTATAGTGATGTAAGAACTATAACGTTGGGGACTGTGTGACAATgtgaaaaaacataatttatttaaattgctttgtgttattttaatttttcttaaactTTGAGTCAAATTCTCGAAAGGGATAATTAATTTACACGCAAATGGCCTAACTGAACGtgttgaattttgaatttcCTTTGACATTACAACAAGTCTTAGATCTGGTCAGGCAATTTCAGAGCATTGATTATTAATACTCCATTTGCaaatttaacataaatttttaaaaataattgaaccTGACATTATGAAagagaaaattaatataaaatggtTTATAGAAAAACGAAGAATAAATTgtaatttgtaatatttaaaaaatttgaaaattgttAAACAAAGAAATATCTAGATTTGTGGCAGATAAGCTAACATGGAATATGTTCTTGTTAAAAGTTTAAATGatctaaaattatattaagattttttttaaagataaattttataGGTTCTAGTTTTTATTAATCTTCTTAATCTTAgctaatattatttaatttttaaatttattatttttttaactgattttaatttatttttatcaagattttaggtggttttattgaaaataataaatcataTAACTAAACt comes from the Phaseolus vulgaris cultivar G19833 chromosome 8, P. vulgaris v2.0, whole genome shotgun sequence genome and includes:
- the LOC137824513 gene encoding histone acetyltransferase type B catalytic subunit; the encoded protein is MGQKQQASSDVENEVKKRRRVGFSGIDDGVEAKDCITIYLVSSKEEFDAPESFVIHPVDLNSFFNDDGKIYGYVGLKITIWISSISFYAYADIAFQSSSDQGKGITDLKSALQTIFAETLVDSKDEFLQKFMVDNDFVRANISEGEALKHKAFKGNICDSNQHTDSSTSNVEVVRLVAGKMATGQLYSHLIPLTLLLVDGSSPIDVTDSQWELYLVCQKKTDQQGEIQCRVIGFTALYRFYHYPDDSRLRLSQILVLPPYQHKGYGRFLLEVLYDVAISENVFDFTVEEPLDHFQHVRTCVDILRLRRFDPIQNIVTRAVSLLKQGKLSKKTNCPRLLPPPSAVEDVRKNLKINKQQFLQCWEVLIYIAINPADKNAENFISIISNRIKYDILGKDSGTSGKQLFDVPSDVDQDMSFVMFRSEANEASNTVQMDDNQANQEEQLQKLVQERLKQIQLVAAKVTHHLGNTGVAVD
- the LOC137823916 gene encoding mannose-1-phosphate guanylyltransferase 1-like; amino-acid sequence: MKALILVGGFGTRLRPLTLSFPKPLVDFANKPMILHQIEALKAIGVTEVVLAINYQPEVMLNFLKDFETKLGIKITCSQETEPLGTAGPLALARDKLIDDSGEPFFVLNSDVISEYPLKEMIEFHKGHGGEASIMVTKVDEPSKYGVVVMEDSTGQVDKFVEKPKLFVGNKINAGIYLLNPSVLNRIELRPTSIEKEVFPKIAAEKKLFAMVLPGFWMDIGQPRDYISGLRLYLDSLRKKSSSKLASGSQIVGNVIVDETAKIGEGCLIGPDVAIGPGCIIEQGVRLKSCTIMRGVRVKKHACVSSSIIGWHSTVGQWSRVDNMTILGEDVHVCDEIYSNGGVVLPHKEIKSNILKPEIVM